A part of Nitrospirota bacterium genomic DNA contains:
- a CDS encoding glycosyltransferase family 2 protein: MKTVSLIIVNYNGLHLLKECLASLRLQTFRDFEIIVVDNASRDGSAEYIAANFPEVKLVVLPRNIGFGGANNEGLKQAEGEFIALLNNDAEADRDWLRKLADAIAGNPAVGICASKMLVYGTQIIDSAGDGFATNLKGFKRGEGLSADQYSQEEFVFGACAGAALYRKKMLDEIGFFDESFFLLHEDTDLNLRAQLAGWKVLYVPSALVHHKVRSSIGTMSDLAVYYTLRNSELVRLKNVPACLFFRCSPACIIGMIADFLFFAVRYRKVKLYMQAKSDVLKNLRLIGGSRKKIMQLKKADISYLHRMMTPVWSKEFFRQKAGKLFGR; this comes from the coding sequence TTGAAGACTGTTTCCCTTATCATCGTCAATTACAATGGTCTGCATTTGCTGAAGGAATGTCTTGCGTCGCTCCGCCTTCAGACCTTCAGGGATTTTGAAATTATTGTTGTTGATAATGCATCCCGGGATGGGTCAGCAGAATATATTGCAGCGAACTTTCCGGAGGTAAAACTTGTTGTACTCCCCCGGAACATCGGTTTTGGCGGAGCCAACAATGAGGGACTGAAACAGGCGGAAGGGGAATTTATCGCACTGCTCAATAATGACGCTGAAGCAGACAGGGATTGGCTGAGAAAGCTTGCAGATGCGATTGCAGGGAACCCGGCTGTCGGCATCTGTGCTTCTAAAATGCTCGTTTACGGGACGCAGATAATTGATAGCGCCGGTGATGGATTTGCAACGAACCTGAAGGGATTCAAGCGAGGGGAAGGTCTGTCTGCAGACCAATACTCTCAGGAAGAATTTGTCTTTGGAGCGTGTGCCGGGGCCGCCCTGTACCGGAAAAAGATGCTGGATGAAATCGGTTTTTTCGACGAGAGTTTCTTTCTGCTCCATGAAGATACTGACCTGAACCTGCGCGCCCAGCTTGCGGGATGGAAGGTCCTCTATGTCCCTTCAGCGCTTGTGCATCATAAGGTCAGGTCATCAATCGGAACCATGAGTGATCTGGCAGTTTATTATACGCTCCGCAACAGTGAACTGGTCAGGCTCAAGAATGTTCCTGCTTGTCTGTTTTTCAGATGTTCCCCTGCCTGCATTATTGGAATGATTGCAGATTTTTTATTTTTTGCGGTAAGATATCGCAAAGTAAAGCTCTATATGCAGGCGAAGTCTGACGTTCTGAAAAACCTGCGTCTTATCGGTGGTTCGAGAAAAAAAATAATGCAATTAAAAAAAGCAGATATATCCTATTTGCATCGCATGATGACACCGGTCTGGAGCAAAGAGTTCTTTCGTCAAAAAGCCGGAAAGCTTTTTGGGCGGTAA
- a CDS encoding GNAT family N-acetyltransferase, giving the protein MPGESLTVRLYEKGDEHGIVKLFREIFGREMSLAEWQWKYVIGKPRVYASVAVDVHGAVIAHYGGMPQQMVHNSREMFGMAIGDVMVHPSYRGTKLFKKIAELLPDASAQDGFMLGYGFPNERAMRLPEILGVYEKVEDVWESVKEVKPINNPVRFLYKLFPLHFDDERIDALWDSLKNRFNLAVIRNRSYLKWRYKEHPFFTYELWGIRRRWQQKLIGFVLLRKDGEDLLLVDFLCPLQQLAALFQKTENYAVVSGCRNLRLWHPEYLNKSLKQLGFTVRKSGTCIPRTTHPAWLKKDEIKDQFFYTMGDTDFL; this is encoded by the coding sequence ATGCCGGGAGAGTCTTTAACAGTACGCCTTTATGAAAAGGGAGATGAGCATGGTATCGTCAAACTTTTCAGGGAGATATTCGGCAGGGAGATGTCTCTTGCTGAATGGCAGTGGAAATATGTCATCGGAAAGCCGCGCGTATATGCCTCTGTTGCCGTAGACGTCCATGGGGCTGTAATCGCCCACTACGGCGGCATGCCTCAACAGATGGTACACAACAGCAGGGAAATGTTCGGCATGGCAATTGGTGACGTCATGGTGCATCCGTCATACCGCGGCACCAAGCTCTTCAAAAAAATCGCCGAGCTGCTGCCTGATGCTTCCGCCCAGGACGGCTTTATGCTCGGATATGGCTTTCCTAATGAGCGCGCCATGCGCCTGCCGGAAATACTGGGTGTGTATGAAAAAGTCGAAGATGTCTGGGAGTCTGTCAAAGAAGTGAAGCCCATCAACAATCCTGTGCGCTTTCTCTATAAATTATTTCCGCTGCATTTTGATGATGAAAGAATTGACGCACTCTGGGATTCCCTGAAGAACCGCTTTAACCTTGCCGTTATCAGAAACAGGAGCTACCTGAAATGGCGCTATAAAGAGCATCCATTTTTTACATATGAGCTATGGGGTATAAGGAGGCGCTGGCAGCAAAAACTGATTGGTTTTGTGCTCCTCAGAAAAGATGGAGAGGATCTTCTGCTTGTTGATTTCCTCTGCCCGCTTCAGCAGCTTGCCGCATTATTTCAAAAAACCGAAAATTATGCCGTCGTATCCGGATGCAGGAACCTCCGGCTTTGGCATCCGGAATACCTCAATAAAAGCCTCAAACAACTCGGTTTCACTGTGCGCAAATCTGGTACCTGTATCCCCAGAACAACACATCCGGCATGGCTTAAGAAAGACGAGATAAAAGATCAGTTTTTCTATACCATGGGCGACACAGATTTTCTGTAG
- a CDS encoding methyltransferase domain-containing protein, whose product MNNQFTELIKTLEFPFCYYAYIIDRTGLIDYMHYGLWEDDTRQLKDAQENLASLMKSLIPDGVKRILDSGCGLGRTTCDLAAAGYSVIGISPDTKLMEMAKVKYGECKSQLVISSFEDYQSAELFDLILFQESAQYIKDIRFLFSHSKELLNKGGFILICDEIRRENSAGNSFHEKKEIESIAHEYGFGIRFNKDITLKVMKTRHIALKNIINHKDSLISEFSPIRGNARQEIESLIEGWKTHTAMFENNILGYEVFLFQGS is encoded by the coding sequence ATGAATAATCAATTTACGGAACTCATAAAAACTCTTGAATTTCCTTTCTGTTATTATGCTTACATAATTGATCGTACGGGCCTGATAGACTATATGCATTATGGGCTTTGGGAAGACGACACACGTCAATTAAAAGATGCCCAGGAAAATTTGGCCTCCCTGATGAAATCCTTAATACCTGATGGGGTGAAAAGGATTCTTGATTCCGGCTGCGGATTGGGCAGGACAACCTGTGACCTGGCAGCAGCAGGTTATAGTGTAATCGGCATCTCTCCTGATACGAAACTCATGGAAATGGCAAAGGTTAAATACGGAGAATGTAAGTCTCAACTCGTAATCTCCTCATTCGAAGATTACCAGAGCGCTGAACTGTTCGACCTGATTCTTTTCCAGGAGTCCGCTCAATATATAAAAGATATTAGATTTCTTTTTTCGCACAGTAAAGAGCTTTTGAACAAAGGGGGCTTTATTTTGATATGTGATGAAATCCGGCGTGAAAATTCAGCTGGTAATTCTTTCCATGAAAAAAAGGAGATTGAGAGTATTGCCCATGAATACGGTTTTGGTATTAGATTCAATAAAGATATTACCCTTAAGGTAATGAAGACAAGGCACATCGCGCTAAAGAATATTATTAATCATAAAGATTCCCTTATCAGCGAATTTTCTCCGATCAGGGGCAATGCAAGACAGGAAATAGAGTCTTTGATTGAAGGCTGGAAGACGCACACCGCAATGTTTGAAAATAATATATTGGGATACGAGGTATTTCTATTTCAGGGCTCCTGA
- a CDS encoding ABC transporter ATP-binding protein, translating into MEISVITTKDLIKAYKLYAKPIDRLKEMLFRKQYHDEFVTLDRINIDVKQGETFGIIGENGAGKSTLLKILSKTLKQTEGEVHVQGRVSSLLELGSGFHPEFTGIENIYFYGSLLGISSSEMKQRIENIISFAGIGKHINYPIKTYSSGMHVRLAFSVAMAVDPDILVVDEALSVGDLYFQKKSAEKILAFKKQGKTIVFCSHNMYYINRLCDRVIWLKNGSVTMHGTPHAVTQAYETYQLKKEALNRSETAEATTAVESSSSSLVLIRNVVVTPFPTVRCGDDLNIVIEIEARDSSQSYHVAAILKRIDGIDIIGIGTKDYDPLYGNREINLCFPALQLKEGTFFIELYAMDDQFVHVFDMKVSDPFTVPKESVEMGFINIPYKWTI; encoded by the coding sequence ATGGAAATTTCCGTAATAACCACAAAAGATCTCATAAAGGCTTACAAATTATATGCGAAGCCGATAGACAGGCTTAAAGAGATGCTCTTCCGCAAGCAGTATCACGACGAATTCGTCACCCTTGACAGGATTAATATTGACGTGAAGCAAGGAGAGACCTTCGGCATTATCGGAGAAAACGGGGCCGGAAAGTCTACTCTCCTGAAAATACTATCGAAGACCCTTAAACAGACAGAAGGCGAAGTTCATGTTCAGGGGAGGGTTTCGTCGTTGCTTGAACTCGGTTCAGGATTTCATCCCGAGTTTACCGGCATTGAGAATATATACTTTTACGGTTCCCTTCTCGGCATATCCTCTTCGGAAATGAAGCAGAGGATTGAAAATATAATCTCTTTTGCCGGCATAGGTAAGCATATCAATTATCCCATTAAGACCTATTCTTCGGGGATGCATGTGCGGCTCGCCTTTTCTGTTGCCATGGCAGTGGATCCGGACATACTTGTTGTTGACGAAGCGCTCTCTGTGGGGGATCTCTATTTCCAAAAGAAGAGCGCGGAGAAGATCCTTGCGTTTAAAAAGCAGGGGAAGACAATCGTCTTCTGCTCTCACAATATGTACTATATCAACAGGTTGTGTGACAGGGTCATTTGGCTGAAGAACGGCTCAGTTACGATGCATGGCACTCCCCATGCGGTCACACAGGCTTACGAAACGTATCAGCTGAAAAAAGAGGCGCTGAATCGGAGTGAAACAGCAGAGGCAACAACTGCGGTGGAGTCTTCATCATCCTCCCTGGTATTGATCCGTAACGTCGTTGTTACGCCTTTTCCGACCGTGAGATGCGGTGATGACCTGAATATCGTAATTGAAATCGAGGCCCGGGACAGCTCCCAATCCTATCATGTAGCGGCGATACTAAAGAGAATAGATGGGATTGACATCATCGGGATAGGAACGAAGGATTACGATCCTTTATACGGAAACCGGGAAATCAATCTCTGTTTCCCCGCTCTGCAGTTAAAGGAAGGCACTTTTTTTATCGAGCTTTATGCAATGGACGACCAATTTGTTCATGTCTTTGATATGAAGGTCTCAGATCCATTTACCGTCCCGAAAGAAAGTGTGGAAATGGGATTCATCAATATACCCTACAAGTGGACGATCTGA
- a CDS encoding ABC transporter permease, with translation MSTRFNLLKYFVVKDIKVRYAGSGLGLLWTVAMPIFQILLYWFVFSTIMRVRPYSNAQIPYIYYLLSTYFFWLSIPDGILRSGTVIIENAELVKKVPFTNIVLPISVTLSGYLHNMIGVIFFIIIYTVSGLSHFHLFFIIPVLLLQLLFSLGAGMLMAAVIPYVRDLQQVIGYLLQGMFFLSPVIYSLDAIPDKFRSLAYLNPVTLYIEAYHIIIFERSLPGLWHMGGMVFVSGLFLFLGIRVFNKLNEGFADIL, from the coding sequence ATGTCAACACGCTTTAACCTTCTTAAGTACTTCGTTGTTAAGGACATAAAAGTCAGATATGCCGGTTCAGGCCTGGGGCTTCTCTGGACTGTTGCCATGCCGATATTCCAGATACTCCTTTACTGGTTTGTTTTTTCGACAATAATGCGGGTGAGACCTTATTCCAATGCCCAGATTCCCTACATCTATTATCTTCTGTCGACCTATTTTTTTTGGCTCTCCATTCCTGATGGAATTCTGAGATCAGGGACGGTGATCATCGAGAATGCCGAACTGGTGAAAAAGGTCCCCTTCACGAATATCGTCCTGCCCATATCAGTAACACTCTCGGGTTATCTGCACAACATGATCGGGGTTATCTTTTTTATCATAATCTATACTGTTTCCGGGTTATCACACTTCCACCTGTTTTTCATAATTCCTGTGCTCTTGCTCCAGCTTCTGTTTTCTTTAGGAGCAGGTATGCTCATGGCGGCAGTTATTCCCTATGTGAGAGACCTCCAGCAGGTTATAGGGTATCTGCTCCAGGGGATGTTCTTTTTATCCCCTGTGATCTATAGTCTTGACGCCATTCCTGATAAATTCAGAAGCCTTGCATATCTGAACCCTGTCACCCTATATATTGAAGCCTATCACATAATAATTTTCGAGAGATCTTTGCCGGGTCTGTGGCATATGGGAGGGATGGTCTTTGTTTCCGGATTGTTTTTGTTCCTCGGCATAAGGGTATTTAATAAACTGAACGAAGGCTTTGCAGACATACTCTAA
- a CDS encoding PIG-L family deacetylase: MARENGSGLTIDMTSLTYSDPPEAKRVLILAPHPDDETIGCGGTIALYALQGADIRLVVISNANELSSDISNRALMEIRKQEAMQASKVLGIGEVQFWDFPDGRLDAFTTEIWSKVDTLTREFLPDIIFAPSPLDHHKDHIAVAGIALRFLEERHNAGIAFYEVYQPIRFNLLVNISKTMPQKERAMTLYRQSLQNNPDLYCEAVKGLARFRMLFARETGFFEAFWFITKPLSRNTMLSWITYDFYFTDPQKSFLPRLKTLDTLLFELGEKNAEISALLSQKEQYESERQQREKSLFWKLAKRYYRLRDALFPEGARSRVYYKKLVSYLKSD, from the coding sequence GTGGCAAGAGAAAATGGCAGCGGTCTTACAATTGACATGACATCGCTCACTTACTCAGATCCGCCTGAGGCAAAACGCGTCCTGATTCTTGCCCCTCATCCCGACGATGAGACTATCGGATGCGGGGGTACTATTGCACTCTATGCGTTACAAGGTGCTGATATCCGCTTAGTAGTTATTTCTAACGCCAATGAGCTGTCTTCTGACATCAGCAACCGGGCATTAATGGAAATACGCAAGCAGGAGGCAATGCAGGCATCAAAGGTGCTCGGCATAGGAGAGGTACAGTTTTGGGACTTTCCGGATGGTAGGTTGGATGCCTTCACCACTGAAATATGGTCGAAAGTCGACACATTGACCAGAGAATTTCTTCCTGACATCATCTTTGCACCATCTCCGCTGGATCATCACAAAGACCATATTGCGGTTGCCGGTATAGCTTTAAGATTTCTTGAGGAACGACATAATGCCGGCATCGCCTTCTATGAAGTCTATCAGCCGATACGATTCAATCTCCTCGTAAATATTTCGAAAACAATGCCTCAGAAAGAAAGAGCCATGACCTTATACAGGCAGAGCCTGCAAAATAATCCTGATCTATATTGTGAGGCAGTGAAAGGCCTTGCACGTTTCAGAATGCTCTTTGCCCGGGAGACAGGGTTTTTTGAAGCATTCTGGTTTATCACCAAACCATTATCCAGAAATACAATGTTAAGCTGGATTACCTATGATTTTTACTTTACTGATCCGCAGAAGTCTTTTTTGCCGAGATTGAAGACTCTGGACACGCTTCTGTTCGAATTAGGAGAGAAGAATGCGGAAATAAGCGCATTGCTGTCCCAAAAGGAACAATATGAGAGCGAACGGCAACAGAGGGAGAAAAGTCTGTTCTGGAAATTGGCAAAGAGATACTACCGGCTGAGAGATGCCCTCTTTCCTGAGGGAGCACGGTCCCGGGTGTATTACAAAAAATTGGTAAGTTATCTCAAGAGTGATTGA
- a CDS encoding glycosyltransferase family 4 protein: MSIPQYKVAIITAFDPSVFKGGIETYTIQLINFLIKNNASVDIYHTGMIKEDPGFHNNFIGKLYHLGREMFKFDLEYDVIIANSFYGFGYFPPRVRTLNIFHSTHAAFAEKLLNVIPYSVYLEWKLLCGEFCEATSGFGRLNIAVSESVRDELRDYYNFKDIELIPHGIDTGTFRKLNKQRARRSFGIPEDSFVGLYVGRWDETKGASVLEKVIAADPETFWVLVMGTGSDRNILPASSNILVLEEMDHEKLTQVYSASDFMLFPSRYEAFGYVIIEAMACELPVITTNVGVAKTIYKCEPFRELLLPDFSEGSERLAASALDKIKLLRANEEWRCRIGAESRETVEQQYTIELWQEKMAAVLQLT; the protein is encoded by the coding sequence ATGAGCATTCCACAGTATAAAGTAGCAATAATTACGGCATTTGACCCTTCTGTCTTTAAAGGCGGAATTGAGACATATACGATTCAGCTCATCAATTTTCTGATTAAAAATAATGCCTCGGTTGATATTTATCACACTGGCATGATCAAAGAAGATCCCGGTTTTCATAATAATTTCATTGGCAAGCTCTATCATTTGGGCAGGGAAATGTTCAAATTCGACCTTGAATATGATGTCATAATTGCAAACTCCTTTTACGGGTTCGGGTATTTCCCCCCCAGAGTGAGAACTCTGAACATTTTTCACTCAACCCATGCCGCATTTGCAGAGAAACTACTGAATGTAATCCCCTATTCTGTCTATCTCGAATGGAAGCTGTTATGCGGAGAATTCTGTGAAGCAACAAGCGGATTCGGAAGATTGAACATTGCCGTAAGTGAGAGCGTTCGGGATGAATTAAGGGATTATTACAATTTTAAGGACATCGAACTCATTCCGCATGGTATTGACACAGGCACCTTCAGAAAATTGAATAAACAGAGGGCCAGAAGATCCTTCGGCATCCCCGAGGATTCCTTTGTCGGTCTTTATGTTGGAAGATGGGATGAAACCAAGGGAGCGTCCGTGCTGGAAAAAGTCATAGCAGCCGACCCTGAAACATTCTGGGTCTTAGTGATGGGCACCGGCAGTGACAGAAATATCTTGCCCGCCAGCAGCAATATCCTCGTGCTTGAGGAGATGGACCATGAGAAATTGACCCAGGTCTATTCTGCTTCCGACTTCATGCTTTTCCCCTCAAGGTATGAGGCATTTGGATATGTTATTATTGAAGCAATGGCGTGCGAACTTCCCGTTATTACAACAAATGTCGGTGTAGCCAAGACTATCTATAAGTGCGAACCGTTTCGGGAACTCCTGCTCCCTGATTTTTCTGAAGGATCAGAACGGTTGGCTGCTTCCGCTCTTGATAAAATAAAACTGCTAAGGGCAAACGAAGAATGGAGATGCAGAATAGGAGCGGAGTCGCGTGAAACTGTTGAACAACAGTACACCATCGAATTGTGGCAAGAGAAAATGGCAGCGGTCTTACAATTGACATGA
- the pilM gene encoding pilus assembly protein PilM: protein MSHMKNIRNILIVPPRQGAKLSGIWDAILKVLTLSPADDRIFPLKEISVALQRGNVSLAYGTRVLSAIRIKRIKKYLYTEDHYPQPEELLSSLSLAFSEFDLPKSGITLSIPKEWTIVRTVDLPSTVKDNLNEVIAYELDRLTPFAAEEAFFDFRVVEDKGERLSILLMAVKTDQLKPYLDVLKEGGYVVDRITVNLSAIGTLYSHRADKSDFLFLEAGKSSYEGALFSNGLPAHNFSGTFTGSDETAKVTILCAEITSLLQSSKGRNSAPEIIALLRDNNPVFKEMLKAKVGMPLRFLEETDIGLRLPQPLNDVPWAAVGSVLQSLGKKTEEINLLKKGCHEKQKVPYALTILLLLIIMTVLGGYRIAPLKIEKRKLQEISEKIAAKKEEARKVEDLIKEAESLRSDISSIQNFKHDRIMTLNIIKELTSTLPKTAWLSRVRLTTTSVEIEGYAGTATELLPKLEASKYFRKVEFSSPTIRDQRMNAERFNIKMELEDLNNSTGEKINNEKK, encoded by the coding sequence ATGAGCCATATGAAAAATATCAGGAATATACTCATCGTCCCTCCCAGGCAGGGAGCTAAACTGTCCGGAATATGGGATGCCATCCTGAAGGTGCTCACCTTGAGTCCTGCAGACGACCGTATCTTTCCCCTGAAAGAAATCTCAGTTGCCTTACAGAGAGGAAATGTTTCTCTGGCGTACGGGACTCGTGTTCTTTCAGCAATTCGCATTAAAAGAATAAAGAAATACCTGTATACAGAAGACCACTACCCGCAACCGGAAGAACTGTTGTCTTCCCTGTCATTGGCATTCAGCGAATTTGACCTCCCAAAGTCAGGTATAACCCTCAGCATCCCGAAGGAATGGACGATTGTCAGAACTGTAGACCTCCCCTCAACGGTGAAAGATAATCTCAACGAGGTAATAGCCTATGAACTCGATCGGCTGACTCCCTTTGCTGCTGAAGAGGCTTTTTTTGATTTTCGGGTAGTTGAAGACAAGGGGGAACGGTTATCCATACTGCTCATGGCAGTAAAAACCGACCAGCTTAAGCCATATCTGGATGTTCTGAAGGAAGGCGGTTATGTTGTGGACAGGATCACCGTAAATCTGTCTGCAATCGGCACCTTATACAGCCATAGAGCTGATAAATCGGACTTCCTTTTTCTGGAAGCAGGAAAGAGCAGTTACGAGGGAGCTCTTTTCAGCAATGGCCTGCCGGCACACAATTTTTCGGGTACGTTCACGGGGAGTGATGAAACAGCAAAGGTTACGATACTCTGTGCAGAGATTACGTCCTTGCTTCAGTCGTCTAAGGGCAGAAACAGCGCCCCTGAAATTATTGCATTGTTAAGAGATAATAACCCTGTCTTTAAAGAGATGCTCAAGGCAAAGGTGGGTATGCCGCTCAGATTTCTGGAGGAAACAGACATTGGTCTGCGCTTGCCGCAACCACTGAACGATGTGCCCTGGGCCGCAGTCGGAAGTGTATTGCAATCCTTAGGGAAGAAGACTGAGGAGATAAATCTGCTGAAGAAAGGGTGTCATGAAAAACAAAAAGTCCCCTACGCCCTGACGATACTGCTGTTGCTGATAATCATGACAGTCCTGGGGGGATATAGGATTGCGCCCCTCAAGATAGAGAAAAGGAAGCTTCAGGAAATATCCGAAAAAATCGCCGCAAAAAAAGAAGAGGCAAGAAAAGTCGAAGATTTAATAAAGGAAGCTGAATCTCTCCGTTCAGATATTTCCTCCATACAGAATTTCAAGCATGACCGGATTATGACACTGAACATCATAAAAGAACTTACCTCGACACTCCCCAAAACAGCCTGGCTATCAAGGGTAAGGCTCACGACAACATCAGTCGAAATCGAAGGGTATGCAGGCACAGCAACCGAGCTTTTGCCTAAATTAGAGGCCTCAAAATATTTCAGAAAGGTGGAGTTTTCGTCTCCAACTATCAGGGATCAGAGAATGAATGCCGAGCGGTTCAATATAAAGATGGAGTTGGAAGACCTCAATAACAGCACCGGTGAAAAAATAAATAATGAAAAGAAATAA
- a CDS encoding general secretion pathway protein GspK, with the protein MRKIRLNTVIQSGTRDWTGAASGTERGIALLMVLWVLTILTVIVFSFSYMARTEAYAALSFRQTVEKKFLAEAGIERGIAELFYLNENRNAPTVIAGSEVWRTDGRRYKLLTDNGYYTISIVNESGKVDINTTPELILKTLLLNLGVNADHTETIVDSIMDWKDPDNLHRLHGAEDDYYMSLPNPYKAKNAYFETLEELLLIKGMTPEILYGDRGKKGIIDFLTVHSGAKQININAAPKEVLLAIPGITPELADALLAVRETREIQDIQGVLGNNYSLASRYIGLMQAISFTIESAGFIGTERAGYPLRATITLDGNNRFKYNYYKSPADSAP; encoded by the coding sequence GTGCGGAAGATACGTCTCAATACAGTCATTCAGTCAGGAACCCGTGACTGGACAGGAGCGGCTTCGGGGACAGAGCGAGGCATTGCATTGCTCATGGTGCTTTGGGTTCTGACCATTTTGACCGTTATTGTTTTTTCGTTTTCGTATATGGCACGGACAGAAGCCTATGCCGCCCTGTCCTTCAGGCAGACAGTCGAAAAGAAATTCCTTGCTGAAGCCGGAATAGAAAGAGGGATAGCCGAGTTATTTTATCTGAATGAAAACAGGAATGCACCAACGGTAATAGCAGGAAGCGAGGTTTGGAGAACAGACGGCAGACGGTACAAGCTATTAACCGACAATGGGTACTACACGATCAGCATTGTGAACGAAAGCGGCAAGGTAGACATAAATACAACGCCTGAGTTAATATTAAAAACTTTATTGCTAAATCTCGGCGTAAACGCCGATCACACAGAGACTATTGTGGATTCAATCATGGACTGGAAGGATCCGGACAACCTTCACCGGCTGCATGGTGCAGAAGATGACTATTATATGTCTTTACCAAACCCGTATAAGGCAAAAAATGCTTACTTTGAAACCCTGGAGGAGCTTCTTCTGATCAAAGGTATGACCCCTGAGATACTTTATGGAGATCGGGGAAAAAAGGGAATAATTGATTTTCTTACGGTCCATTCAGGAGCGAAACAGATCAATATAAATGCCGCACCTAAAGAGGTCTTATTGGCTATACCCGGAATAACTCCTGAGCTTGCTGATGCTCTGCTTGCTGTCAGGGAGACCAGGGAGATACAGGATATCCAGGGAGTTCTCGGAAATAACTATTCTCTGGCATCACGTTATATTGGCCTGATGCAGGCCATTTCATTTACCATTGAATCAGCCGGATTTATTGGCACAGAGCGTGCCGGTTATCCTCTCCGGGCCACGATCACTCTTGATGGTAATAATAGATTCAAATACAATTACTATAAAAGTCCTGCCGATAGTGCACCATGA